In Akkermansia muciniphila, one DNA window encodes the following:
- the lpdA gene encoding dihydrolipoyl dehydrogenase: MQYDLIVIGGGPAGYVGAIRAAQLGKSVVCVERERVGGTCLNWGCIPTKALLKNAEAYLTVTARAREFGMTVEGVSVDWSEVIGRSRKVSDRLAGGVGFLFKKNKVDSVTGEASIISPGRVEVKAADGTVNVLEGKNILVCTGCVTRTVPSLPLNGTTVIGSREAMVLEKRPESMIIIGSGAIGTEFAYIYNSFGTRVTLIEALPRMLPNEDDDSCMTLERAFKKQGIKVMTGASVESVAETCDGQVKASVKNSRGQEEEITADVCLVAIGVKPVVPAAPGLDLELTEKGFIKVNDRYATSIPGVYAAGDVIGGVLLAHTASFEAVQAVEGMFNPDYQPRQVGFFPSCTYCYPQVASVGKTERALKEAGVEYKVGKFPFQAIGKAVAAGEPDGFVKTLYGAKNGELLGAHIVGPEATELIAALGISIQAELTDEDIHATIFAHPTLSEAIHESMLASEGIAIHM, translated from the coding sequence ATGCAATATGATCTCATCGTCATTGGTGGAGGCCCTGCCGGCTATGTGGGCGCCATCCGCGCCGCCCAGCTGGGGAAATCCGTGGTGTGCGTGGAACGCGAGCGGGTAGGGGGCACCTGTCTGAACTGGGGTTGCATCCCCACCAAGGCGCTTCTGAAAAACGCTGAGGCCTACCTGACTGTAACGGCCCGTGCCAGGGAATTCGGCATGACGGTGGAAGGCGTCAGCGTGGATTGGAGCGAAGTGATCGGCCGTTCCCGTAAGGTCAGCGACCGCCTGGCCGGCGGCGTGGGGTTCCTGTTCAAGAAAAACAAGGTGGATTCCGTTACGGGGGAAGCCTCCATCATTTCTCCCGGCAGGGTGGAAGTAAAGGCCGCCGACGGGACGGTGAATGTTCTGGAGGGAAAGAATATCCTGGTCTGTACCGGCTGCGTCACCCGCACGGTTCCCAGCCTCCCCCTGAACGGTACTACCGTCATCGGCTCCAGGGAAGCCATGGTGCTGGAAAAGCGGCCTGAAAGCATGATCATCATCGGTTCCGGAGCCATCGGCACGGAATTTGCCTACATTTACAATTCATTCGGCACCAGAGTGACGCTTATTGAAGCGCTTCCCCGGATGCTTCCCAATGAAGACGACGACTCCTGCATGACGCTGGAACGGGCATTCAAGAAGCAGGGCATCAAAGTGATGACGGGAGCTTCCGTAGAATCCGTTGCGGAAACCTGTGACGGACAGGTCAAGGCCAGCGTGAAAAACAGCAGGGGACAGGAAGAGGAAATCACGGCGGATGTCTGCCTGGTGGCCATCGGCGTGAAGCCGGTTGTTCCCGCCGCGCCCGGCCTGGACCTGGAGCTGACGGAAAAGGGATTCATCAAGGTGAATGACCGTTATGCAACTTCCATTCCCGGCGTGTATGCGGCAGGCGATGTGATCGGCGGCGTGCTGCTGGCGCATACGGCTTCTTTTGAAGCTGTGCAGGCAGTAGAAGGCATGTTTAATCCGGACTATCAGCCCAGACAGGTGGGCTTTTTCCCGAGCTGCACATATTGCTACCCGCAAGTGGCTTCCGTAGGTAAAACGGAACGCGCTCTCAAAGAGGCGGGCGTGGAATACAAGGTGGGGAAATTCCCCTTCCAGGCCATTGGCAAGGCTGTAGCCGCCGGAGAACCGGACGGTTTCGTAAAAACCCTGTACGGCGCCAAAAACGGAGAACTCCTGGGCGCCCACATCGTGGGGCCGGAAGCCACGGAACTGATTGCCGCGCTGGGCATCAGCATTCAGGCGGAACTGACGGACGAGGACATCCACGCCACCATTTTCGCCCATCCCACGCTGTCTGAGGCCATCCATGAATCCATGCTGGCTTCCGAGGGAATCGCCATCCACATGTAA
- a CDS encoding porin family protein, which produces MNKTILLGLAIAASVSSASAYHADKYDGQFGMSLEGTYGIATKDAMPNVAGGNLSIFNYIETGSIVHQISLNGGILAGSHHPSVQDLGISGPYTASLRSTYIPMMAGYTLNLPIGDYTMFYLGGKIGATYGDVKTTIHGLEDGSRSRTISSTKFSWAAQAGFKFSISNSADFLIGYEYYQIQGYNDPGYHTIKLGFSWNF; this is translated from the coding sequence ATGAACAAAACTATACTGTTAGGTTTGGCCATTGCGGCCTCCGTGTCTTCCGCCAGCGCCTATCATGCCGATAAATACGACGGCCAGTTCGGCATGTCCCTGGAAGGGACTTACGGAATCGCCACCAAAGACGCCATGCCCAACGTGGCCGGCGGCAATCTGAGCATTTTCAACTATATTGAAACCGGCAGCATTGTTCATCAAATTTCCCTGAACGGCGGTATCCTGGCCGGTTCCCACCATCCCAGCGTGCAGGACCTGGGCATCAGCGGTCCTTATACCGCCAGCCTCCGTTCCACCTATATTCCGATGATGGCCGGTTACACGCTGAACCTTCCCATCGGCGACTACACCATGTTCTATCTGGGCGGCAAAATCGGCGCCACTTACGGCGACGTGAAGACCACCATTCATGGCCTGGAAGACGGCAGCCGTTCCCGCACCATTTCCTCCACCAAGTTTTCCTGGGCTGCCCAGGCCGGCTTCAAGTTCAGCATCTCCAACAGCGCGGACTTCCTGATCGGCTACGAATACTACCAGATTCAGGGTTACAATGATCCCGGCTACCACACCATCAAGCTGGGCTTCTCCTGGAACTTCTAA
- a CDS encoding beta-galactosidase, which translates to MKLSFFPVLLLAGHLGVAAPMPLPESNDGAKHVFSTNQENFLMDGKPVKIISGEMHYPRVPRQHWKDRFQRMKAMGMNTVCTYLFWNAHEPEPGKWDFSGNLDFVEFIKEAQQAGLWVIVRPGPYVCGEWEFGGFPGWLLKDEDLKVRSQDPRFLEPAMAYLKKVCSMLEPLQITKGGPIIMAQVENEYGSYGSDKDYVKKHLDVIRKELPGVVPFTSDGPNDWMIKNGTLPGVVPAMNFGGGAKGAFANLEKHKGKTPRINGEFWVGWFDHWGKPKNGGSTEGFNRDLKWMLENNVSPNLFMAHGGTSFGFMNGANWEGAYTPDVTNYDYGSPISENGTLTDRYRTFRQTIQDYYGDTYKLPEPPAQPEMMELPPITFTETAGMFSRLPQPAIRKDPVHMEALGQSLGFILYRTKVQGPVKGELKMNNMQDRAIVYVDGKRQGAADRRYKQDSCDVVIPSGLHTVDIFVENMGRINFGGQIQGERKGIRGPITLDGKKLENFLIYNFPCKGVELLPFSGKKPAGDQPVFHRGYFNVSNPKDTYLDMRDGWKKGVVWVNGRNLGRFWFIGSQQALYCPGEYLKPGKNEIVVLDVDGGSGTVKGVKEAIYEVNRDPAMADVFRVGKPVAPAAGQLVHKGTFVKGADQQEIKFRAPVQARYIAIVSKNAHDNGPHAAIAELNFLDASGNLLPREQWSVVYADSHETTGEAAQAGLVMDNQPTTYWHTKWQGDNPQHPHMIVLDLGKVQKLSGFRYLPRQNRENGRIKDYEVYASPKPFKPAR; encoded by the coding sequence ATGAAATTATCCTTTTTTCCCGTTCTTCTTCTGGCAGGGCATCTTGGCGTGGCCGCTCCCATGCCTCTGCCGGAATCCAATGACGGAGCCAAACATGTCTTTTCCACTAATCAGGAAAATTTTTTGATGGACGGAAAGCCCGTCAAAATCATTTCCGGGGAAATGCATTACCCCCGCGTGCCGCGCCAGCACTGGAAAGACAGGTTCCAGCGCATGAAAGCCATGGGCATGAATACCGTCTGCACTTATCTGTTCTGGAACGCTCATGAACCGGAACCGGGCAAATGGGACTTCTCCGGCAATCTGGATTTTGTGGAATTCATCAAGGAAGCCCAACAAGCAGGCCTGTGGGTCATCGTGCGTCCGGGGCCCTATGTGTGCGGGGAATGGGAATTCGGCGGATTTCCCGGCTGGCTGCTGAAAGATGAAGATTTGAAAGTCCGTTCCCAGGACCCCCGCTTTCTGGAACCGGCCATGGCTTATCTTAAAAAAGTCTGTTCCATGCTGGAACCGCTGCAGATCACCAAGGGAGGCCCCATCATCATGGCCCAGGTGGAAAATGAATACGGCTCTTATGGTTCCGACAAGGATTACGTCAAGAAGCATCTGGACGTGATCCGGAAAGAACTTCCGGGCGTGGTTCCCTTCACGTCGGACGGCCCGAACGACTGGATGATCAAGAACGGCACGCTTCCGGGCGTGGTCCCCGCCATGAATTTCGGCGGCGGAGCCAAGGGCGCCTTTGCGAATCTGGAAAAGCACAAAGGCAAAACGCCCCGCATCAACGGCGAATTTTGGGTGGGATGGTTTGACCACTGGGGCAAGCCCAAGAATGGCGGCAGTACGGAGGGTTTCAACCGCGACCTGAAGTGGATGCTGGAAAATAATGTTTCCCCCAACCTTTTCATGGCGCATGGAGGGACCTCCTTCGGTTTCATGAACGGGGCGAACTGGGAAGGCGCCTACACGCCGGACGTCACCAATTACGACTACGGCTCCCCCATTTCCGAAAACGGAACCCTGACGGACCGCTACCGCACGTTCCGCCAGACCATTCAGGATTATTACGGTGATACGTACAAGCTTCCCGAACCTCCCGCCCAGCCGGAAATGATGGAGCTGCCCCCCATCACGTTTACGGAAACGGCCGGCATGTTCTCCCGCCTTCCTCAGCCCGCCATCCGCAAGGATCCCGTCCACATGGAAGCCCTGGGGCAAAGCCTGGGCTTCATCCTGTACCGGACAAAGGTGCAAGGCCCGGTGAAAGGAGAACTGAAGATGAACAACATGCAGGACCGCGCCATCGTTTACGTGGACGGCAAGAGGCAGGGGGCGGCGGATCGCCGTTACAAGCAGGATTCCTGTGACGTGGTGATTCCTTCCGGACTTCACACGGTGGACATCTTTGTGGAAAACATGGGCCGCATCAACTTCGGCGGTCAGATCCAGGGCGAGCGCAAGGGCATCCGGGGGCCCATCACGCTGGACGGCAAAAAGCTGGAAAACTTCCTTATCTACAACTTCCCGTGCAAGGGAGTGGAGCTTCTTCCCTTCTCCGGCAAGAAGCCGGCGGGCGACCAGCCCGTGTTCCACCGCGGATATTTCAACGTTTCCAATCCCAAGGATACCTACCTGGATATGCGGGACGGCTGGAAGAAAGGCGTCGTGTGGGTGAACGGCCGCAATCTGGGCCGCTTCTGGTTTATCGGCTCCCAGCAGGCTCTTTATTGCCCCGGAGAATACCTGAAGCCTGGGAAAAATGAAATCGTGGTGTTGGACGTGGACGGAGGTTCCGGCACGGTAAAGGGTGTGAAGGAAGCCATTTATGAAGTCAACAGAGACCCCGCCATGGCGGATGTCTTCCGCGTGGGCAAACCTGTGGCTCCCGCTGCCGGCCAGCTGGTGCATAAGGGGACCTTCGTCAAGGGGGCGGATCAGCAGGAAATCAAATTCCGCGCTCCCGTCCAGGCCCGTTACATCGCCATTGTCAGTAAAAACGCCCATGACAACGGCCCCCATGCCGCTATTGCGGAGCTGAACTTCCTGGATGCCTCCGGCAACCTGCTTCCCCGCGAACAGTGGTCCGTGGTTTATGCGGATTCCCATGAAACGACGGGGGAAGCCGCCCAGGCGGGCCTGGTGATGGACAACCAGCCCACCACCTACTGGCATACCAAGTGGCAGGGGGACAACCCCCAGCACCCGCACATGATCGTGCTGGATCTGGGCAAGGTGCAGAAACTTTCAGGATTCCGCTACCTGCCGCGTCAGAACCGGGAAAACGGCCGCATCAAGGACTATGAAGTCTATGCGTCTCCCAAACCGTTCAAGCCTGCCAGGTAA
- a CDS encoding amidohydrolase family protein, whose product MEQQACDLLVTASRILGGAEQSGAPGDAAVAVRDGKILETGGVAELEARWTPAVRRDLGNVLLMPGLINAHTHVPMTFMRGFADDLPLMEWLTGHIFPVEARLTDKIVSLGARLGMYEMMRTGTTAFVDSYLLEANVLQEAERMGMRCVGGEVVFAFPSPAYGGWDGAEALYREQAERFSGRGRVQVALMPHSVYTTSDEVLRSSMKLAEELDLMLHIHLSESAGEVEQCRSLHGGRRPVGYARDMGLLNERAVLAHMVDVTDEELELVAASGAAVVHNPVSNLKLASGFARVRDMVRAGVPVSLGTDGACSNNSLDMFETMKLAAILAKGYSGDATALPAMQALKMATAEGARIFRTPGLGTLVPGAPADMIAMNLDEPNLCPIFNETSHAVYASSGKDCVFTMVEGKILYDHGIYTDGLYEDTAAEMRDLVKWVKNSD is encoded by the coding sequence ATGGAACAACAAGCGTGTGATTTGCTGGTGACCGCTTCCCGTATTCTGGGCGGGGCGGAACAGTCCGGCGCTCCCGGAGATGCGGCCGTCGCCGTCCGGGACGGGAAGATTCTGGAAACGGGGGGCGTTGCAGAGCTGGAAGCCAGGTGGACGCCCGCCGTCCGCAGGGATCTGGGAAATGTGCTGCTGATGCCGGGGCTGATTAATGCCCATACGCATGTCCCCATGACTTTTATGCGCGGTTTTGCGGATGACTTGCCGCTGATGGAATGGCTGACCGGGCATATTTTCCCGGTGGAAGCCCGGCTGACGGATAAAATCGTCTCCCTGGGGGCCCGGCTGGGCATGTATGAAATGATGCGGACGGGCACCACGGCGTTTGTAGATTCCTACCTATTGGAGGCCAATGTCCTCCAGGAAGCGGAACGCATGGGAATGCGCTGTGTTGGCGGGGAAGTCGTTTTTGCTTTTCCCTCTCCGGCATACGGGGGGTGGGATGGTGCGGAAGCCCTGTACCGGGAGCAGGCGGAACGCTTTTCCGGCCGCGGCAGAGTGCAGGTGGCCCTGATGCCGCACAGCGTGTACACTACCAGTGACGAAGTGCTCCGGAGTTCCATGAAGCTGGCGGAGGAACTGGATCTGATGCTGCATATCCATCTGTCCGAATCCGCCGGGGAAGTGGAGCAGTGCCGTTCCCTGCACGGGGGAAGGCGCCCCGTGGGCTATGCCCGCGATATGGGGCTGCTGAATGAACGCGCCGTGCTGGCTCATATGGTGGACGTGACGGATGAGGAACTGGAGCTGGTTGCCGCTTCCGGGGCGGCGGTTGTCCATAACCCGGTCAGCAACCTGAAACTGGCATCCGGCTTCGCCCGCGTGCGGGATATGGTGCGGGCCGGCGTTCCCGTCTCTCTGGGAACGGACGGAGCGTGCAGCAACAACAGTCTGGACATGTTTGAAACGATGAAGCTGGCCGCTATTCTTGCCAAGGGGTACAGCGGTGACGCTACTGCGCTTCCCGCCATGCAGGCGTTGAAGATGGCTACGGCGGAGGGCGCCCGCATTTTCCGGACGCCGGGGCTGGGAACACTGGTTCCGGGAGCTCCTGCGGATATGATCGCCATGAATTTGGATGAACCGAATTTGTGCCCGATTTTCAACGAGACGTCCCATGCCGTTTATGCATCTTCCGGCAAGGATTGCGTGTTCACCATGGTGGAAGGGAAAATTTTGTATGACCATGGAATTTACACGGATGGCCTGTATGAGGATACCGCCGCGGAAATGCGGGATCTGGTAAAGTGGGTGAAAAACAGTGATTAA
- the cydB gene encoding cytochrome d ubiquinol oxidase subunit II, with protein sequence MLDNLTLADLQIIWFILVGVLFSGYAILDGFDLGTGALQLFIKGDENRRLTLNAVGPVWDGNEVWLITGGGALFAAFPYVYASVFSGFYLAFMLLLLTLIFRAVSIEFRSKQPMKWWRRGWDTTFSISSLLAALLIGVAMGNVTKGIPLDEQGNFTGTFLSLLNPYSVLLGLTTVALFSMHGGIYLLMKTQGSLQEQIRKLLRPCVIIFTVLIILHGAATLLYVPHVAAALERSPWIYGIAALAVISIASIWLFIHRNRPGWAFVASCSTMGCMMALFGTAMFPNLLYSMPNPEHSLTLANGSSTRESLVVMTYIAIMGVPLVLAYSAAIYWVFRGKVQLNEHSY encoded by the coding sequence ATGTTGGACAATCTCACTCTCGCAGACCTGCAAATCATCTGGTTCATCCTCGTCGGCGTGCTTTTCTCCGGATACGCCATTCTGGACGGCTTTGACCTGGGAACCGGCGCCCTTCAGCTTTTCATCAAGGGCGATGAAAACAGAAGACTCACACTAAATGCCGTGGGCCCCGTATGGGACGGAAACGAAGTCTGGCTCATCACGGGCGGAGGCGCCCTCTTCGCCGCCTTTCCATACGTGTACGCCTCCGTCTTCTCCGGGTTTTACCTGGCCTTCATGCTCTTGCTCCTCACCCTTATCTTCCGCGCCGTGTCCATTGAATTCAGAAGCAAGCAGCCCATGAAATGGTGGCGCAGGGGATGGGATACCACCTTCTCCATCAGCAGTCTTCTGGCGGCCCTGCTCATCGGCGTAGCCATGGGGAACGTTACCAAAGGCATTCCTCTGGATGAGCAGGGAAACTTCACCGGAACATTCCTCAGCCTGCTGAATCCTTATTCCGTTCTTCTGGGGCTGACGACGGTCGCCCTGTTCTCCATGCACGGGGGAATCTACCTGCTAATGAAAACCCAGGGCAGCCTTCAGGAACAAATCAGGAAACTGCTCAGACCCTGCGTCATCATCTTCACTGTCCTGATCATCCTGCACGGGGCTGCCACCCTGCTGTATGTTCCGCACGTAGCGGCGGCCCTGGAACGCTCCCCCTGGATTTACGGCATCGCCGCCCTGGCGGTCATTTCCATCGCGTCCATCTGGCTCTTCATCCACAGAAACCGTCCGGGCTGGGCCTTCGTCGCCTCCTGCTCCACCATGGGCTGCATGATGGCTCTCTTCGGGACAGCGATGTTCCCCAACCTGCTTTACTCCATGCCCAACCCGGAACACTCCCTGACGCTCGCCAACGGCTCATCCACGCGGGAAAGCCTGGTCGTGATGACATACATAGCCATCATGGGCGTGCCGCTCGTTCTGGCTTATTCCGCCGCCATTTACTGGGTCTTCCGTGGAAAAGTTCAGCTCAACGAACACAGTTATTGA
- a CDS encoding 2-oxoglutarate dehydrogenase E1 component, producing the protein MHASIFSKLPPEEITALHQSWKNDPLSVDPLWAAWFEGYELGSGEALGKKENTGTDADTSLYTVPPESAEGRGRISLLIRAYRVMGHQCARFNPLEPPDRPRSPVNPEDMGFREEDLDQPVNIGTFMDGGTFTLREIINRLQKIYCGAIGFEYHHIDNLEIRSWIEEKIQLRANGVDYGPEVRREAFFHLCRAELFEEFLGKRFMGKKRFSLEGGEGAIVLLDAMIKRCPVAGVSHIEMGMAHRGRLNVLANILHKPLKTIFHEFTPDYLPESPIGRSDVKYHLGYAATRHVDGHDLHIRLSSNPSHLEAVYPVVEGRARAMQHNLQDAERKHVLPLVLHGDAAFSGQGIVAEVLNLSLLKGYRTGGTVHLVINNQIGFTTGPDEARSSRYATDVAQMLQSPILHINGESPEDLVWAADFALQFRQKFGRDIILDMYCYRRLGHNETDQAAFTAPMQTKRIEARPTAAALYGTALRERGELTEQQERDIRKDLWEGMEQAYLQMKENSADYLLPATAQDADETPIPRTSIRTGISPELFQRIGNILTELPDGFTPHPTLEKRFLARRREAFREGEPLDWAMAESLAWGSLLAENHTVRLSGQDCQRGTFSQRHAVLHDFNDGSLYTPLEKLNHGTTAFRIYNSSLSEASVLGFEYGYALDSPDALVMWEAQFGDFANGAQVIVDQFIAAAEAKWRQKNRMVLLLPHGYEGAGSEHSSARMERYLQLCADDNMQVINPTTPAQYFHALRRQVHRNLHKPLIVFTPKSLLSRPEAVSPHREFLAPSRFREVLPDPDAPAPDQVTRAVFCTGKVYYDLAAYRKERNIADTVIIRLEQIYPLAREQLTFLLAPYQKVRDFVWCQEEPSNMGAWGHLRNRLGRLFATSFRYAGRPPMACPAEGAKALHAAAQKRLLAAAFGPRAQS; encoded by the coding sequence ATGCATGCCTCCATCTTCTCCAAACTCCCTCCGGAGGAAATTACGGCGCTCCATCAATCATGGAAAAACGATCCCCTGTCCGTAGATCCTCTCTGGGCAGCCTGGTTCGAGGGCTACGAACTGGGGAGCGGAGAAGCCCTCGGAAAAAAAGAAAACACAGGGACCGATGCGGACACGTCCCTTTATACCGTTCCTCCGGAAAGCGCGGAAGGCCGCGGGCGCATCAGCCTGCTCATCCGGGCCTACCGGGTCATGGGACACCAATGCGCCCGCTTCAATCCGCTGGAGCCGCCGGACCGGCCCCGTTCCCCTGTCAATCCGGAAGATATGGGATTCCGAGAAGAGGATCTGGACCAGCCCGTCAACATCGGCACCTTCATGGACGGAGGAACGTTCACTCTCCGTGAAATCATCAATCGGCTGCAAAAAATCTATTGTGGAGCCATCGGATTTGAATACCACCACATAGACAATCTGGAAATCCGCTCCTGGATTGAAGAAAAAATCCAGCTCCGGGCAAACGGCGTGGATTATGGCCCGGAAGTCCGGAGAGAAGCCTTCTTCCATCTCTGCAGGGCGGAACTGTTTGAGGAATTCCTGGGCAAGCGCTTCATGGGGAAAAAACGCTTCTCCCTGGAAGGAGGGGAAGGAGCCATCGTCCTGCTGGACGCCATGATCAAGCGCTGCCCCGTCGCCGGAGTATCCCACATTGAAATGGGCATGGCCCACCGCGGAAGGCTGAATGTGCTGGCCAACATCCTCCACAAACCGCTGAAAACCATCTTCCACGAATTCACGCCGGACTACCTGCCGGAATCCCCCATCGGCAGGAGCGACGTCAAATACCACCTCGGCTACGCCGCCACGCGCCACGTGGACGGGCATGACCTCCACATCCGCCTCTCCTCCAACCCCAGCCATCTGGAAGCCGTGTATCCCGTGGTGGAAGGCAGAGCCAGGGCCATGCAGCACAACCTGCAAGACGCGGAACGCAAGCATGTGCTGCCGCTCGTCCTGCACGGAGACGCCGCTTTCTCTGGGCAGGGAATCGTGGCGGAAGTGCTCAATCTTTCCCTGCTGAAAGGCTACCGCACGGGCGGCACCGTGCATCTCGTCATCAACAACCAGATCGGCTTCACCACCGGCCCGGACGAAGCCCGCTCCTCTCGCTACGCTACGGACGTGGCCCAGATGCTCCAGTCCCCCATCCTGCATATCAACGGAGAAAGCCCGGAAGACCTGGTATGGGCGGCGGACTTCGCGCTCCAGTTCCGCCAGAAATTCGGAAGGGACATCATTCTGGACATGTACTGTTACCGCCGTCTGGGCCACAATGAAACGGATCAGGCCGCCTTTACCGCGCCCATGCAGACCAAGCGGATTGAGGCGCGTCCCACCGCCGCAGCCCTGTACGGAACGGCGCTCAGGGAACGCGGGGAATTGACGGAACAGCAGGAGCGGGACATCAGGAAAGACCTTTGGGAGGGCATGGAACAGGCCTACCTGCAAATGAAGGAAAATTCCGCGGACTATCTCCTGCCCGCCACCGCGCAGGATGCGGATGAAACGCCCATCCCGCGTACCAGCATACGGACGGGAATCAGCCCGGAGTTGTTCCAGCGCATCGGAAATATCCTTACGGAACTGCCGGACGGCTTCACGCCTCACCCCACGCTGGAAAAACGCTTCCTGGCTCGCCGCAGGGAGGCCTTCCGGGAAGGCGAACCGCTGGACTGGGCCATGGCGGAATCCCTGGCCTGGGGCAGCCTGCTCGCGGAAAACCACACCGTGCGCCTGTCCGGCCAAGACTGCCAGCGCGGCACCTTCTCCCAGCGGCACGCCGTCCTGCATGACTTCAATGACGGCTCCCTGTACACTCCTCTGGAAAAGCTGAACCACGGCACTACCGCGTTCCGCATTTACAACTCCTCTCTGTCGGAAGCCTCCGTGCTGGGCTTTGAATACGGCTACGCGCTGGACAGCCCGGACGCTCTGGTCATGTGGGAGGCCCAGTTCGGGGACTTCGCCAACGGAGCACAGGTTATTGTGGACCAGTTCATTGCGGCCGCGGAGGCCAAATGGCGCCAGAAAAACCGCATGGTGCTGCTGCTGCCCCACGGCTATGAAGGGGCGGGCTCGGAACACTCCAGCGCCCGCATGGAACGCTATCTCCAGCTTTGCGCGGACGACAACATGCAGGTCATCAACCCCACCACCCCGGCCCAATACTTCCACGCCCTGCGCCGCCAGGTGCACCGAAATCTGCACAAGCCCCTGATCGTCTTCACGCCCAAAAGTCTGCTCTCCCGTCCGGAGGCCGTCTCCCCGCACCGGGAATTTCTGGCCCCCTCCCGTTTCCGCGAAGTGCTCCCGGACCCGGACGCTCCCGCGCCGGATCAGGTGACGCGCGCCGTCTTTTGCACCGGGAAAGTTTATTATGACCTGGCCGCCTACCGGAAGGAACGGAATATTGCAGACACGGTAATCATCCGTCTGGAACAAATCTATCCTCTGGCCCGGGAACAGCTCACCTTCCTGCTGGCACCCTACCAGAAAGTGCGCGACTTCGTCTGGTGCCAGGAGGAACCCTCCAACATGGGGGCCTGGGGCCACCTGCGGAACAGGCTGGGGCGCCTCTTCGCCACCTCCTTCCGCTATGCGGGACGGCCGCCCATGGCCTGCCCTGCGGAAGGAGCCAAGGCCCTGCACGCCGCCGCGCAAAAAAGACTTCTCGCCGCTGCCTTCGGGCCGCGGGCGCAATCCTGA
- the sucB gene encoding dihydrolipoyllysine-residue succinyltransferase: MSDILTPNFGESVTSATVAAWHKNAGDPVAKGDTLVTLETDKVSTDLEAEESGVLEILVPEGEEALIGAVLGRISSADGTAAAPEREAPLIPLEPKKTTSPETRKAPVSAPSAPAAEFPGQKPHGKVPLPEQIPAGEDREAEKEIAPRFIRKPMSPLRRTIAARLMEAQRQAAILTTFNECDMSSVMELRKQFHAEFRERHGTKLGFMSFFIKAVVKALQEVPQVNARIDGADIVENLYYDISVAIGTDKGLVVPVLRDCDRKTFPELEQELAVLTEKARSGNLSMQDLQGGCFTISNGGTYGSLLSTPILNPPQSGILGMHTIQERPVVRDGQIVVRPMMYLALSYDHRLVDGKQAVQFLVAVKNAVENPVFEL; this comes from the coding sequence ATGAGCGACATCCTGACTCCCAACTTTGGAGAATCCGTCACCTCCGCCACCGTAGCCGCGTGGCACAAGAACGCCGGCGATCCGGTAGCCAAAGGCGATACGCTGGTGACGCTGGAAACGGACAAGGTTTCCACGGATCTGGAGGCGGAAGAAAGCGGCGTACTGGAAATCCTCGTTCCGGAAGGGGAAGAAGCCCTTATCGGCGCAGTTCTTGGCCGCATTTCTTCCGCTGACGGAACCGCAGCCGCACCGGAAAGGGAAGCTCCGCTCATACCGCTTGAGCCGAAAAAAACGACCTCGCCGGAAACACGGAAGGCCCCCGTTTCCGCGCCTTCCGCCCCAGCTGCGGAATTTCCGGGACAAAAGCCACACGGGAAAGTCCCCCTCCCGGAACAGATTCCTGCCGGAGAGGACAGGGAGGCAGAAAAGGAAATTGCTCCGCGCTTCATCAGAAAACCCATGAGTCCGCTGCGCCGCACCATCGCGGCCCGTCTGATGGAGGCCCAGCGCCAGGCGGCCATCCTCACCACGTTCAACGAATGCGACATGTCCTCCGTGATGGAACTCCGCAAACAATTCCATGCAGAATTCCGGGAACGGCACGGAACCAAGCTTGGTTTCATGAGCTTCTTTATCAAGGCAGTAGTCAAGGCCTTGCAGGAAGTGCCCCAGGTCAACGCCAGAATTGACGGCGCGGACATCGTGGAAAACCTGTACTATGACATCTCTGTAGCCATTGGCACGGACAAGGGTCTCGTCGTCCCCGTGCTGCGGGACTGTGACCGGAAAACGTTTCCGGAGCTGGAACAGGAACTCGCCGTCCTGACGGAAAAAGCACGTAGCGGAAACCTGTCCATGCAGGACCTGCAAGGCGGATGCTTTACCATTTCCAACGGCGGCACGTATGGATCGCTTCTTTCCACCCCGATTCTGAACCCTCCCCAAAGCGGCATTCTGGGCATGCACACCATTCAGGAACGCCCCGTGGTCCGGGACGGCCAAATCGTCGTCCGGCCCATGATGTACCTGGCCCTTTCCTACGACCACCGCCTGGTGGACGGCAAGCAGGCCGTGCAATTTCTCGTTGCCGTCAAAAACGCCGTGGAAAATCCAGTATTCGAGTTATGA